In Polaribacter sp. L3A8, a genomic segment contains:
- the nusA gene encoding transcription termination factor NusA: MENIALIDSFSEFKDNKSIDRVTLMSILEEVFRAALKRKFGSDDNFDIIINPDKGDLEIWRNRVVVADGFSEDDNEEIELAEARLIEPDFEIGEDVSEEVKLIDLGRRAILALRQNLISKIYEHDSTNIFKQFKELEGELYSAEVHHIRHNAIILLDDDGNEIVLPKSEQIRSDFFRKGDSVKGVIKTVELRGNKPAIILSRTSPVFLNKLFEQEIPEVFDGLITVEGVARIPGEKAKVAVDSYDDRIDPVGACVGVKGSRIHGIVRELGNENIDVINYTKNEQLFISRALSPAKVTSMEIEMFDEERNGKKGRVSVLLKPEEVSKAIGRGGVNIRLASELTGYEIDVKREGLEEEDVELTEFGDEIEDWVIVEFKKIGLDTARSVLETSVAELVRRTDLEEETIMDVQRILKEEFED; the protein is encoded by the coding sequence ATGGAGAATATAGCATTAATTGATTCGTTTTCAGAATTTAAAGATAACAAGAGTATAGACAGAGTAACATTAATGTCTATTTTAGAAGAAGTTTTTAGAGCTGCCTTAAAACGTAAGTTTGGTTCTGATGATAATTTTGATATTATTATTAACCCAGATAAAGGAGATTTAGAAATTTGGAGAAATAGAGTTGTTGTTGCAGATGGTTTTTCTGAAGATGATAATGAAGAAATTGAATTAGCGGAAGCAAGATTAATTGAGCCAGATTTTGAAATTGGTGAAGATGTATCTGAAGAAGTGAAGTTAATAGATTTAGGAAGAAGAGCTATTTTAGCATTACGCCAAAACTTAATTTCTAAAATTTACGAACACGACAGTACAAATATCTTTAAGCAGTTTAAAGAATTAGAAGGAGAATTGTACAGTGCAGAGGTGCATCACATTCGTCATAATGCAATTATTTTGTTAGATGATGATGGTAATGAAATTGTATTACCAAAAAGTGAGCAAATTCGTTCAGACTTTTTTAGAAAAGGAGATTCTGTAAAAGGTGTTATAAAAACAGTAGAGTTAAGAGGAAATAAACCAGCGATTATCTTATCAAGAACATCGCCTGTTTTCTTAAACAAGCTGTTCGAGCAAGAAATTCCAGAAGTTTTTGATGGTTTAATTACTGTTGAAGGTGTGGCAAGAATACCAGGAGAAAAAGCAAAAGTAGCGGTAGATTCTTATGATGATAGAATAGATCCTGTAGGAGCTTGTGTTGGTGTAAAAGGTTCTAGAATTCATGGTATAGTACGTGAATTAGGGAATGAAAATATAGACGTTATTAACTATACCAAAAACGAACAATTATTTATTTCAAGAGCATTGAGTCCTGCTAAAGTGACATCAATGGAAATAGAAATGTTTGATGAAGAAAGAAACGGTAAAAAAGGACGTGTAAGCGTTTTATTAAAACCAGAAGAAGTTTCTAAAGCAATTGGTAGAGGTGGTGTAAATATTCGTTTGGCAAGTGAGTTAACAGGTTACGAAATAGACGTTAAGAGAGAAGGTCTAGAAGAAGAAGACGTAGAGTTAACAGAGTTTGGCGATGAAATTGAAGATTGGGTTATTGTTGAATTCAAAAAGATTGGTTTAGATACTGCAAGAAGTGTCTTGGAAACAAGTGTTGCAGAACTAGTAAGAAGAACTGATTTAGAAGAGGAAACAATTATGGACGTTCAAAGAATCTTGAAAGAAGAATTCGAGGACTAA
- the rimP gene encoding ribosome assembly cofactor RimP — MDQTKVRDLVDEALALNESLYLIDLSISENNKIQVTVDGDNGVPLSECIRISRSVDNNFDREEEDFSLEVSTPDISHPLKVKRQYIKNINRILKVKTSEEELEGTLVEADEDKIVLNWKAREPKPIGKGKVTVLKTATIDYQDIKEAKVKIVF, encoded by the coding sequence ATGGACCAAACCAAGGTAAGAGATTTAGTAGATGAAGCATTAGCACTGAACGAATCATTGTATTTGATAGATTTATCGATATCAGAAAATAATAAAATTCAGGTTACAGTTGATGGCGATAATGGAGTTCCATTAAGTGAATGCATTAGAATTAGTAGAAGTGTAGATAATAATTTTGATAGAGAAGAAGAAGATTTCTCTTTAGAAGTTTCTACACCAGACATTTCGCATCCACTTAAAGTTAAAAGACAATATATTAAAAACATTAATAGAATACTAAAAGTAAAAACTTCTGAAGAAGAATTAGAAGGAACTTTAGTAGAAGCTGATGAAGATAAAATTGTTTTAAACTGGAAAGCAAGAGAGCCAAAACCAATAGGTAAAGGAAAAGTTACTGTGTTAAAAACAGCAACTATAGATTATCAGGATATTAAAGAAGCAAAAGTGAAGATTGTATTTTAA
- a CDS encoding universal stress protein, whose product MKKILVPIDFSKTSEYASKIAAKIATKTNATVYLIHLIEVPKGVIDMTASSKFSIPESMLYLRKIREKILHFKNTFFSKDTHVEYLIKLLTPFEGIQKYADKIDADLIIMGSKGHSELEEMIIGSNTEKVTRNSKRPVIVIKQDSGKFKLKNLVFASNFKEENKEVFGKFVDFASIFESKIHLLKVNTPANFHGTSETKQKIKDFIADFNLPKHKINIYSDTSVEKGILNFSNDINADLIALSTHGRTGLAHLFTGSVTKSLSKNALKPMLTIKV is encoded by the coding sequence ATGAAAAAAATTTTAGTCCCTATAGATTTTTCTAAAACATCTGAGTACGCATCTAAAATTGCAGCAAAAATAGCTACAAAAACAAATGCTACTGTTTACCTCATTCATTTAATTGAAGTTCCAAAAGGTGTCATAGACATGACTGCTAGCAGTAAATTTAGCATTCCTGAGAGCATGTTATATTTAAGAAAAATTAGAGAGAAAATACTACATTTTAAAAATACTTTTTTTAGTAAAGACACTCATGTAGAATACCTTATAAAACTACTCACTCCTTTTGAAGGCATTCAAAAATATGCTGATAAGATTGATGCAGACCTAATTATAATGGGCTCTAAAGGTCATTCTGAACTAGAAGAAATGATTATTGGCTCTAATACAGAAAAAGTTACACGAAACTCTAAAAGACCTGTTATTGTTATAAAACAAGATAGCGGAAAATTTAAATTAAAAAATTTAGTTTTTGCATCTAACTTTAAGGAAGAAAACAAAGAAGTGTTTGGTAAATTTGTTGATTTTGCATCTATTTTTGAAAGTAAAATTCATTTATTAAAAGTTAACACTCCTGCCAACTTTCATGGAACCTCAGAAACAAAACAAAAAATAAAAGACTTTATTGCCGATTTTAATTTACCAAAACACAAAATTAACATCTATAGCGACACCTCTGTAGAAAAAGGAATCTTAAATTTCTCTAACGATATTAATGCAGACTTAATTGCCTTAAGTACACACGGAAGAACTGGTTTAGCACACCTATTTACAGGTAGTGTTACCAAAAGTTTATCTAAAAATGCATTAAAACCAATGTTAACCATTAAGGTTTAG
- a CDS encoding NADP-dependent glyceraldehyde-3-phosphate dehydrogenase has translation MKKQFTEIPEAYKVTSLLHQKTYLVDGELKEWKGEFAEVYSTISSTKEYKPTLLGTVPNLTGEEGIEALNSAYRAYDKGQGLWPTMRVADRIECMEEFAEQMKTKRDEVVKLLMWEIGKALPDSEKEFDRTIDYIYDTIEDYKQMDRDFAKFEKNSGVHAHIRRGPLGVVLCLGPYNYPLNETFALLIPALIMGNTAVFKPAKHGVLLLSPLLEAFQNSFPEGVVNVIYGRGRVLATPIMKTGKVDVLALIGNSKSANAIQANHPFKNRLRLVLGLEAKNPGIVLPDADLDLAIDECLAGATSFNGQRCTALKILYVHEHIVDKFNKRFAKRVDALKFGNPWVEGVKLTPLPEPGKPAYIQELIDDATAKGAKVINKKGGETTDNYIFPSVLYPVSKDMRVFKEEQFGPVTPIVSFKNIQEPLDDMADSNYGQQVSVFGSEVKTLAPLIDTLVNLVCRVNLNSAAQRGPDVYPFTGRKDSAVATLSVHDALRSFSIRTFVASKDTPYNNAILEELLDKKASNFISTDYLL, from the coding sequence ATGAAAAAACAATTTACAGAAATTCCAGAAGCATATAAAGTTACTTCACTTTTACATCAAAAGACGTATTTAGTTGATGGTGAATTAAAAGAATGGAAAGGGGAATTTGCAGAGGTGTATTCTACAATTTCATCAACAAAAGAATACAAGCCAACTTTGTTAGGTACTGTGCCTAATTTAACAGGAGAAGAAGGTATAGAAGCTTTAAATTCTGCATACAGAGCCTATGATAAAGGGCAGGGTTTGTGGCCAACAATGCGTGTTGCAGACAGAATAGAATGTATGGAGGAGTTTGCAGAGCAAATGAAAACCAAACGAGATGAGGTTGTAAAATTATTAATGTGGGAAATTGGAAAAGCTTTACCGGATTCTGAAAAAGAATTTGATAGAACCATAGACTATATTTACGATACCATTGAAGATTACAAACAAATGGACAGGGATTTTGCTAAGTTTGAAAAAAATAGTGGAGTACATGCTCATATTAGACGTGGACCTTTAGGTGTTGTTTTGTGTTTAGGACCTTATAACTACCCTTTAAATGAAACATTTGCATTGTTAATTCCTGCTTTAATTATGGGGAATACTGCTGTTTTTAAGCCTGCAAAACATGGAGTGTTATTATTGTCTCCTTTATTAGAGGCTTTTCAAAATAGTTTTCCAGAAGGTGTTGTAAATGTAATTTACGGTAGAGGTCGTGTTTTAGCAACTCCTATCATGAAAACAGGGAAAGTAGATGTGTTAGCTTTAATAGGTAACAGTAAATCTGCAAATGCTATTCAGGCAAATCACCCGTTTAAAAATAGATTGCGTTTGGTATTAGGTTTAGAGGCTAAAAACCCTGGAATTGTATTGCCAGATGCAGATTTAGACTTGGCAATAGATGAATGTCTTGCTGGAGCAACCTCTTTTAACGGGCAACGTTGTACGGCGTTAAAGATATTATATGTTCATGAGCATATTGTAGATAAATTTAACAAACGATTTGCAAAAAGAGTAGATGCTTTAAAATTTGGAAATCCTTGGGTAGAAGGTGTAAAATTAACACCCTTACCAGAACCAGGTAAACCTGCTTATATTCAAGAATTAATTGATGATGCAACTGCAAAAGGAGCAAAAGTTATTAATAAAAAAGGAGGAGAAACTACAGATAATTATATTTTTCCATCAGTTTTATACCCTGTTTCTAAAGATATGAGAGTGTTTAAAGAAGAGCAATTTGGACCAGTAACACCTATTGTTTCTTTTAAAAATATTCAAGAGCCTTTAGATGATATGGCAGATTCTAATTACGGACAACAAGTAAGTGTTTTTGGTAGCGAGGTAAAAACCTTAGCGCCATTAATAGATACGTTGGTAAATTTAGTGTGTAGAGTAAACTTAAATAGTGCTGCACAAAGAGGACCAGATGTATATCCTTTTACAGGAAGAAAAGATTCTGCAGTTGCTACGTTAAGTGTGCATGATGCATTGCGTTCTTTTTCTATTAGAACTTTTGTAGCGTCTAAAGATACACCTTATAACAATGCTATTTTAGAAGAATTATTAGATAAAAAAGCATCTAATTTTATTAGTACAGATTATCTTTTGTAA
- the ilvA gene encoding threonine ammonia-lyase IlvA, translating into MQTKPIYYPSLENVKAAAANLKGVAFETPLSKNFNLSKELEATILFKREDLQVVRSYKIRGAYNKMSSLTSDEKQRGIVCASAGNHAQGVALSCKLLKIKGTIFMPSPTPNQKINQVKMFGEDFIDIVIEGDTFDDASDAAKLECDAKEKTFIHPFNDKKVIEGQATVGFEILNQTDKKIDYVFVPIGGGGLSAGLSSVFKYLSPETKIIGVEPEGAPSMLTSIKNKKNTTLDVIDSFVDGAAVKRVGDLNFAICEQNLTEVITVPEGKICQTILDLYNKDAIVVEPAGALSIAALDFFADEIKGKNIVCVVSGSNNDITRTAEIKERALLFANLKHYFIVKFPQRAGALKEFVAEILGPNDDITHFEYTKKNNRTNGAAVVGLELKSSKDLEPLINRMKERSFFGDYLNDKPDLFQFLV; encoded by the coding sequence ATGCAAACAAAGCCAATTTATTACCCAAGCTTAGAAAACGTAAAAGCTGCCGCAGCAAACTTAAAGGGAGTTGCTTTTGAAACTCCGTTAAGCAAAAACTTTAACTTGTCTAAAGAGTTAGAAGCAACAATTTTGTTTAAGCGAGAAGATTTACAAGTGGTACGTTCTTATAAAATTAGAGGTGCCTATAATAAAATGTCTTCTTTAACTTCGGATGAAAAGCAACGAGGAATTGTTTGTGCAAGTGCAGGAAATCATGCACAAGGAGTTGCTTTATCTTGTAAGTTATTAAAGATAAAAGGAACTATTTTTATGCCGTCTCCAACTCCGAACCAAAAAATTAACCAAGTAAAAATGTTTGGTGAAGATTTTATTGACATTGTAATTGAAGGAGATACTTTTGATGATGCTTCTGATGCAGCAAAACTAGAGTGTGACGCCAAGGAAAAAACCTTTATTCATCCTTTTAATGATAAAAAAGTAATTGAAGGTCAGGCAACAGTTGGTTTCGAAATATTGAATCAAACGGATAAAAAAATAGATTATGTTTTTGTGCCTATTGGCGGTGGAGGTCTGTCTGCAGGACTATCGTCTGTTTTTAAATACTTATCACCAGAAACAAAAATTATTGGTGTAGAGCCAGAGGGAGCACCTTCCATGCTAACATCAATCAAAAATAAAAAGAATACAACTTTAGATGTAATAGATTCTTTTGTAGATGGAGCAGCGGTTAAAAGAGTGGGAGACTTAAATTTTGCTATTTGTGAGCAAAACTTAACCGAAGTAATAACGGTTCCTGAAGGAAAAATCTGTCAGACAATTTTAGATTTATATAACAAAGACGCTATTGTGGTAGAACCTGCAGGTGCTTTAAGTATTGCTGCATTAGATTTTTTTGCTGATGAAATTAAAGGTAAAAATATAGTTTGCGTGGTAAGTGGTAGTAATAATGATATTACAAGAACTGCAGAGATTAAAGAACGTGCATTGTTATTTGCCAATCTAAAACATTACTTTATTGTAAAGTTTCCTCAAAGAGCAGGAGCTTTAAAAGAATTTGTGGCAGAAATTTTAGGACCAAATGATGATATTACGCATTTTGAGTATACAAAGAAAAATAACAGGACTAATGGAGCTGCTGTTGTTGGTTTAGAGTTAAAATCTTCTAAAGATTTAGAACCTTTAATCAATAGAATGAAAGAAAGAAGTTTCTTTGGCGACTACCTAAATGATAAGCCAGATTTGTTTCAGTTTTTGGTTTAA
- the ilvC gene encoding ketol-acid reductoisomerase, protein MSNYFNTLTLREKLEQLGKCRFMDASEFEDGVEALKGKKIVIVGCGAQGLNQGLNMRESGLDISYTLRGAAIEQKRQSFINASSNNFEVGTYEEMLPSADVVINLTPDKQHTNVVNAVMPLMKKGATLSYSHGFNIVEEGMQVRKDLTVIMVAPKSPGSEVREEYKRGFGVPTLIAVHPENDPQGKGWAEAKAYAVGTGGHKAGVLQSSFVAEVKSDLMGEQTILCGLLQTGAILSFDKMVEEGIEAGYAAKLIQYGWETVTEALKHGGITNMMDRLSNPAKVEAFRISEELKEIMRPLFQKHMDDIMTGHFSQTMMEDWANDDKNLLTWRAATGETAFEKQEVTDQEISEQEYFDHGTLLVAFVRAGVELAFEAMTESGIIAASAYYESLHETPLIANTIARMKLAEMNRVISDTAEYGCYLFDHACKPLLTDFMKTVSTNVIGKSFSSENGVDNQELIRINKIIRNHPVEKVGEQLRASMTAMKVVKTA, encoded by the coding sequence ATGTCAAATTATTTTAACACATTAACATTAAGAGAAAAATTAGAGCAATTAGGAAAATGTCGTTTTATGGACGCTTCAGAATTTGAAGACGGAGTAGAAGCATTGAAAGGGAAAAAAATTGTTATTGTAGGTTGTGGTGCACAAGGTTTAAACCAAGGTTTAAATATGAGAGAATCTGGTTTAGATATTTCTTATACATTAAGAGGGGCTGCTATTGAGCAAAAGAGACAATCTTTTATCAATGCATCTTCAAATAATTTTGAGGTTGGTACTTATGAAGAAATGTTACCAAGTGCAGATGTGGTAATTAATTTAACGCCAGATAAGCAACATACAAATGTTGTAAATGCAGTAATGCCTTTAATGAAAAAAGGAGCTACATTATCTTATTCTCATGGTTTTAATATTGTTGAAGAAGGAATGCAAGTTCGTAAAGATTTAACTGTAATTATGGTGGCGCCAAAGTCTCCAGGATCTGAGGTTAGAGAAGAGTATAAAAGAGGATTTGGTGTACCAACATTAATTGCGGTTCACCCAGAAAATGATCCACAAGGAAAAGGTTGGGCAGAAGCAAAAGCGTATGCAGTAGGAACAGGTGGTCATAAAGCCGGAGTTTTACAATCTTCTTTTGTTGCTGAGGTAAAGTCTGATTTAATGGGAGAGCAAACTATTTTATGTGGTTTGTTACAAACAGGAGCAATTTTATCTTTTGATAAAATGGTTGAAGAAGGAATTGAAGCAGGTTATGCTGCTAAATTAATTCAGTATGGTTGGGAAACTGTAACAGAAGCTTTAAAACATGGAGGAATTACTAACATGATGGACAGATTGTCTAATCCTGCAAAAGTAGAAGCTTTTAGAATTTCTGAAGAATTAAAAGAAATTATGCGTCCGTTGTTTCAAAAACATATGGATGATATTATGACTGGTCATTTCTCTCAAACAATGATGGAAGACTGGGCAAATGATGATAAAAACTTATTAACTTGGAGAGCTGCAACAGGAGAAACTGCTTTTGAAAAACAAGAAGTTACAGATCAAGAAATTTCTGAACAAGAATATTTTGACCACGGAACTTTATTAGTTGCTTTTGTAAGAGCTGGTGTAGAATTAGCTTTTGAGGCAATGACAGAATCTGGTATTATTGCTGCTTCTGCTTATTACGAGTCTTTACACGAAACGCCATTAATTGCAAATACAATTGCAAGAATGAAATTGGCAGAAATGAACCGTGTAATTTCTGATACTGCAGAATATGGTTGTTATTTATTTGATCATGCTTGTAAGCCTTTATTAACTGATTTTATGAAAACAGTTTCTACAAACGTTATTGGTAAATCTTTTAGCTCAGAAAACGGAGTTGATAACCAAGAATTAATTAGAATTAACAAAATTATTAGAAATCATCCAGTAGAAAAAGTAGGAGAGCAATTAAGAGCTTCTATGACCGCAATGAAAGTTGTAAAAACTGCATAA
- the ilvN gene encoding acetolactate synthase small subunit, whose protein sequence is MNTEKQLFTISVYTENNIGLLNRISAIFQRRHINIESLNISPSEIVGVAKFTIVVNMAEESVKKIIGQIEKQVEVIKAYYHDQDEIIYQISGLFKIKSELLFEERQIQNIIKESNARIVTVNKEFFVLEKSGKKEEIVTLYNKLSVFGIMQYTRSGLIAVTKEEMKISALLETYNN, encoded by the coding sequence ATGAATACAGAAAAACAATTATTTACCATATCTGTTTATACAGAAAATAATATAGGATTGTTGAATAGAATTTCGGCAATTTTTCAAAGAAGACACATCAATATAGAGAGTTTAAATATTTCTCCATCAGAAATTGTGGGCGTTGCTAAATTTACAATTGTTGTAAATATGGCAGAAGAAAGCGTTAAAAAAATAATTGGTCAGATAGAAAAACAAGTAGAGGTTATAAAAGCTTACTACCATGATCAAGATGAGATTATCTATCAAATTTCGGGATTGTTTAAAATTAAATCAGAATTATTGTTCGAAGAGCGTCAAATTCAGAATATAATTAAAGAAAGCAACGCTAGAATTGTAACCGTTAATAAAGAATTTTTTGTTTTAGAAAAATCAGGCAAAAAAGAAGAAATAGTAACGTTATACAATAAGTTAAGCGTATTTGGTATTATGCAATATACCCGTTCTGGTTTAATTGCGGTTACTAAAGAAGAAATGAAGATATCAGCATTATTAGAAACATACAACAACTAA
- the ilvB gene encoding biosynthetic-type acetolactate synthase large subunit, whose protein sequence is METQTIKSKQNTTKTTERISGSEAIVRCLIEEGVKILYGYPGGAIMPVYDELYKYQDKIHHVLTRHEQGATHSAQGYARISGEVGVAMATSGPGATNLITGIADAQIDSTPMVCITGQVFSHLLGSDAFQETDIVGISTPVTKWNCQVAKAADIPEAMAKAFYIARSGRPGPVLVDITKDAQMEMFDFSYEKCTKIRSYVPVPKTDFSSVEAAAKLINAAKKPLVVWGQGVILSKAEEAFKAVIEKAGIPSAWTILGASAIPTKHPLNVGMVGMHGNYAPNVLTNECDVLIAIGMRFDDRVTGKLDEYATQAKVIHFEIDPAEVDKNVKTDVAVLGDAKASLEAILPLINKNSHTDWHQKFKDLYAIEYEKVIKDDIHPTKEGLTMGEVLNQINIYSKGDAAIVSDVGQHQMIACRYAEFNKTKSNITSGGLGTMGFGLPAAIGAKMAAPDREVVSISGDGGYQMTIQELGTIFQQKAAVKVVVLNNDFLGMVRQWQQLFFDKRYASTEMVNPNFVAIAEGYYIKARKVTKREDLAEAVKEMMESKEAYFLEVCVEKEGNVFPMIPTGASVSDIRLA, encoded by the coding sequence ATGGAAACACAAACCATAAAAAGCAAACAAAATACAACAAAAACTACAGAAAGGATTTCTGGTAGCGAGGCAATTGTTAGATGTCTTATAGAAGAAGGAGTTAAGATTTTATACGGTTATCCTGGAGGGGCAATTATGCCTGTTTATGATGAGCTGTATAAATATCAAGACAAAATTCATCATGTATTAACACGTCATGAGCAAGGTGCAACACACTCTGCACAAGGTTATGCACGTATTTCTGGTGAGGTTGGAGTTGCTATGGCAACTTCAGGACCCGGAGCAACCAATTTAATTACTGGTATTGCAGATGCACAAATAGACTCTACACCAATGGTGTGTATTACAGGTCAGGTTTTTTCTCATTTATTGGGAAGTGATGCATTTCAAGAAACGGATATTGTTGGTATTTCTACACCAGTTACAAAATGGAACTGTCAAGTTGCAAAAGCAGCTGATATTCCAGAAGCAATGGCAAAAGCATTTTATATTGCTAGAAGCGGAAGACCAGGACCTGTTTTAGTAGATATTACTAAGGATGCACAAATGGAAATGTTCGATTTTTCTTATGAAAAATGTACAAAAATAAGAAGTTATGTTCCTGTGCCAAAAACAGATTTTTCTTCTGTTGAAGCTGCTGCAAAATTAATCAATGCTGCAAAAAAACCATTAGTGGTTTGGGGGCAAGGAGTAATTTTAAGTAAAGCAGAAGAAGCATTTAAAGCAGTAATTGAAAAAGCAGGAATTCCTTCTGCATGGACAATTTTAGGAGCTTCTGCAATACCTACTAAACACCCATTAAATGTTGGTATGGTTGGTATGCATGGTAATTATGCACCAAATGTTTTAACAAACGAATGTGATGTTTTAATTGCAATCGGAATGCGTTTTGACGATAGGGTTACAGGGAAGTTAGATGAGTATGCTACACAGGCAAAAGTGATTCATTTTGAAATAGATCCTGCAGAAGTAGATAAAAACGTTAAAACGGATGTTGCTGTTTTAGGGGATGCAAAAGCTAGCTTAGAGGCAATTTTACCGTTAATAAATAAAAATTCTCATACAGATTGGCATCAGAAATTTAAAGATTTATATGCTATCGAATATGAAAAAGTAATAAAAGACGATATACACCCAACTAAAGAAGGTTTAACGATGGGTGAGGTTTTAAACCAAATTAATATTTATAGTAAAGGTGATGCTGCCATCGTTTCAGATGTTGGGCAACACCAAATGATTGCTTGTAGATATGCAGAATTCAATAAAACTAAAAGTAATATTACTTCTGGTGGTTTGGGTACAATGGGCTTTGGTTTACCTGCTGCAATTGGAGCAAAAATGGCGGCACCAGATAGAGAAGTAGTTTCTATTTCTGGAGACGGAGGTTACCAAATGACGATTCAAGAATTAGGAACTATTTTTCAGCAAAAAGCGGCTGTAAAAGTGGTGGTTTTAAATAATGATTTCTTAGGAATGGTACGTCAGTGGCAACAGTTGTTTTTCGATAAACGATATGCATCAACAGAAATGGTAAACCCTAATTTTGTTGCTATTGCAGAAGGATATTATATAAAAGCAAGAAAAGTTACTAAACGAGAAGATTTAGCAGAAGCTGTTAAAGAAATGATGGAAAGTAAAGAAGCTTATTTTTTAGAGGTTTGTGTAGAAAAAGAAGGAAACGTATTTCCAATGATTCCTACAGGAGCAAGTGTTTCAGATATAAGACTAGCGTAA